A stretch of Zymoseptoria tritici IPO323 chromosome 1, whole genome shotgun sequence DNA encodes these proteins:
- a CDS encoding SNF2 family DNA-dependent ATPase domain-containing protein (SNF2 family chromatin remodeling protein DNA-dependent ATPase domain-containing protein; homolog of Saccharomyces cerevisiae MOT1), translating into MTTSRLDRLVVLLETGSTQLIRNTAAQQLADVQKNHPDELFNLLTRVVPYLRSQSWDTRTAAARAIGGIVEHAEKYDPNAIPDELLDTVTDAAKTEGSAVSTSFDQLQLATLDVESILTYGKELLGSAGRQYDFKLAGLTAAERLTHQKKTLTSRLGLGGEYIEDDLLAEKDIAGRATSVTAPTLPKLDTEASKFSDELPIRSPEDATPQTPAGGEMSKRQLNMLKRRRKEELKRDNKKFKYDFGVRRSSTGLTQTPADDVKQEIKQEIKQENDENGNGNADYFSLDRKGGDDDSKVVSEFKGAPVAEKSALVTEAEEEGNEWPFERLCEFLTVDLFDPMWEIRHGAAMGLREIVRVHGAGAGRQAGKTREENDRLNRAWLDDLGCRICCVFMLDRFADYISDNAVAPIRETAGQVLGSVLQYLPAASVHEINRILYRLVMQKDLKVSKRIWHACHGGMIGMRYLVAVRTDLLFEDRSLMDGVLECVIKGLGDQDDDVRAVSAATLIPVAKELVNVRSDELGHLISVVWECLSSLSDDLSASTGSVMDLLAKLCGFPEVLAAMKQNAATDPEQSFDELVPRLYPFLRHTITSVRSAVLRALLTFIDIEGDDTKGWINGKALRLVYQNLLVERNDNVLKLSLDVWNALADALSLKDVYAFGKEFEAHACPLATLTTHPIGISRHPIPMDATLFVKPSGQTYAPLASARRASPVNGGEPAKKRRKSDKKEASLPPTAPATAHNIDAAMMQGDIDLVGPEVMIRSRMFATRALGKAVSLWPADQREAFFGPILLPNLKSIYGSTQLFTAMAFEAFASSISSQDALADAASAELRNLVEDEKPGWYSDLTSYLRIARAQCQQLLNAFQEHGHVAGSKLPIVAVVCQGEPDAGKNAFSIQDAEKIVTHDYDRLKKGLSTVQRMTAAEALNTAKLDCEAAISEANAARKQADLRVRSAAAAALIAFNSIPKKPQATIKAVMDSVKEEENFDLQHRTATAVAGLISRFVQSERHKIVEKVVGNLVKFCCMETGETPEFHPNADREVAILSLQKDEDIQDRPDVAKYEREVRAARITRRGAKDALEQLCQTFGSELFKKVPKLQAVIEGPIRECFTGELPATITEPDTDLGQEAVDALSTLRALIATIDPALHSWVLELLPYIARALQCRLAVLRYTAAKCFASVCSVITVQGFTMLVEQVVPPINNGHEVTHRQGAIECIYHLIQVMGDGILPYVIFLLVPVLGRMSDSDGGVRLIATTSFATLVKLVPLEAGIPDPPGLPQSLLEGRDRERKFIAQMLDPKKVEPFNIPVAIKAELRSYQQEGVNWLAFLNRYHLHGVLCDDMGLGKTLQTLCIVASDHHLRAEEFAKTQAPDVRRLPSLIICPPTLTGHWKQEIRTYAPFLTAVAYAGPPAERGKVRDQLATADVVITSYDIARNDADILTPINWNYCVLDEGHLIKNPKAKVTQAVKRLPSNHRLILSGTPIQNNVLELWSLFDFLMPGFLGTEKVFQDRFAKPIAASRFAKSSSKEQEAGALAIESLHKQVLPFLLRRLKEEVLNDLPPKILQNYYCDLSDLQKKLFDDFTKKEAKSLQDMAGNPDKEAKQHIFQALQYMRKLCNSPAMVMKEGHKSYEDIQSMLAKDKSSLTDPKHAPKLTALRDLLVDCGIGVQHADNGGVPTADQAVSQHRALIFCQMKEMLNMVEDTVLKKMLPGVTFSRLDGSIEPSKRQDIVNKFNSDPSIDCLLLTTSVGGLGLNLTGADTVIFVEHDWNPQKDLQAMDRAHRIGQKKVVNVYRLVTRGTLEEKILNLQRFKIDVASTVVNQQNAGLGTMETDQILDLFNLGETDPNLAVGESVEPNGVDESNAVDAEGNMREKGKKGILDELSELWDDKQYEEEFNLDGFLKTMKA; encoded by the exons ATGACGACTTCACG ACTTGACCGGCTGGTCGTTTTACTGGAGACCGGAAGTACCCAATTAATTCGGAACACGGCCGCACAGCAGCTGGCCGACGTCCAAAAGAATCACCCGGACGAACTCTTCAATCTTCTGACTCGCGTCGTGCCTTATCTTCGTTCACAGTCGTGGGACACCaggactgctgctgctcgcgCCATCGGAGGCATCGTCGAGCATGCGGAGAAGTACGACCCGAACGCTATTCCTGATGAGCTGCTGGACACGGTTACGGATGCCGCCAAGACAGAGGGGTCGGCGGTGTCGACCTCGTTCGACCAACTGCAACTGGCGACGCTCGACGTGGAATCGATCCTGACGTACGGCAAAGAACTGCTGGGCAGTGCCGGCAGGCAGTACGACTTCAAACTCGCAGGCCTGACCGCCGCTGAACGTTTGACTCACCAAAAGAAGACACTAACTTCACGTCTCGGCCTCGGAGGCGAGTACATCGAAGATGATCTATTGGCAGAGAAGGATATCGCAGGCAGGGCGACATCAGTCACCGCGCCGACTCTACCCAAACTCGATACAGAGGCCTCTAAGTTCAGCGATGAGCTCCCAATACGGAGTCCGGAGGATGCCACTCCACAGACTCCCGCAGGCGGAGAGATGAGCAAGCGTCAGCTCAACATGCTCAAACGACGCCGCAAGGAAGAATTGAAGCGCGACAACAAGAAGTTCAAGTACGACTTTGGAGTCCGTCGCAGCAGCACAGGCCTCACGCAAACGCCTGCGGACGACGTGAAGCAAGAAATCAAGCAAGAAATCAAGCAAGAAAACGACGAAAATGGTAACGGTAATGCCGACTACTTTTCTCTGGACCGGAAAGgaggcgacgacgactccaAAGTCGTTTCGGAGTTCAAAGGTGCACCAGTGGCAGAGAAGTCAGCCCTGGTCACCgaagccgaggaagaaggcaatGAGTGGCCTTTTGAAAGACTTTGCGAGTTTTTGACCGTTGACCTCTTCGATCCAATGTGGGAGATCCGGCATGGCGCGGCGATGGGACTTCGAGAAATCGTCCGAGTACACGGCGCAGGCGCGGGCAGGCAGGCAGGCAAGACTAGAGAAGAGAATGATCGACTCAACCGCGCTTGGCTGGATGATCTGGGATGCCGCATCTGCTGCGTCTTCATGCTTGATCGCTTTGCGGATTACATCTCCGACAACGCAGTCGCACCGATCAGAGAGACGGCTGGACAAGTTCTTGGATCGGTCCTGCAATATTTACCCGCCGCGTCCGTTCACGAAATCAACCGGATTCTGTATCGATTGGTCATGCAAAAAGACTTGAAGGTGTCGAAGCGGATCTGGCACGCCTGCCATGGTGGCATGATTGGGATGCGCTATCTCGTCGCGGTACGGACTGATCTACTTTTCGAAGACCGTTCTTTGATGGACGGCGTGTTGGAATGCGTCATCAAAGGCCTTGGAGACCAAGACGATGATGTTCGCGCCGTCAGCGCCGCAACACTGATTCCAGTCGCCAAGGAGCTCGTCAATGTTCGTTCAGACGAGCTCGGACATCTTATCAGCGTGGTCTGGGAGTGCTTGTCAAGTCTTTCGGACGATCTGAGCGCGAGCACAGGCTCTGTCATGgacctcctcgccaagcTCTGTGGTTTCCCAGAAGTGCTGGCTGCCATGAAGCAGAACGCAGCCACTGATCCTGAGCAATCCTTTGATGAGCTCGTCCCCAGGCTTTATCCTTTCTTGCGGCACACAATCACCAGCGTGCGCTCAGCAGTGCTACGCGCACTACTCACGTTTATCGAcatcgaaggcgacgacaCCAAAGGGTGGATCAATGGCAAAGCTTTGCGCCTGGTCTATCAGAACTTGCTCGTTGAGCGCAACGACAATGTGCTCAAACTTTCTCTCGATGTTTGGAACGCGCTTGCAGACGCATTGTCCTTGAAAGACGTGTATGCATTTGGGAAAGAATTCGAGGCTCACGCTTGCCCGCTCGCCACCCTCACTACCCACCCGATTGGGATCAGCCGTCATCCTATCCCTATGGACGCCACACTGTTCGTGAAGCCCTCTGGACAGACCTATGCGCCATTGGCTAGTGCTCGCCGCGCTTCTCCTGTGAACGGCGGAGAGCCAGCTAAGAAGCGCCGTAAGTCGGACAAGAAAGAAGCCTCTCTCCCACCCACGGCCCCCGCAACAGCGCACAATATTGATGCCGCGATGATGCAAGGTGACATTGATCTTGTTGGACCAGAAGTCATGATCCGGAGCCGGATGTTTGCAACTCGAGCTCTTGGCAAGGCAGTCTCGCTTTGGCCAGCTGATCAGCGCGAGGCTTTCTTCGGACCCATACTGCTTCCGAACCTGAAATCCATATACGGTTCCACTCAGCTATTCACGGCGATGGCTTTTGAAGCTTTTGCATCCTCCATATCCAGCCAGGACGCCCTCGCGGATGCTGCGTCTGCGGAACTGCGAAATCTTGTCGAAGATGAAAAGCCCGGCTGGTATAGCGACCTGACAAGCTATCTTCGCATTGCAAGAGCGCAGTGTCAGCAATTGCTCAATGCATTCCAGGAGCATGGTCATGTTGCCGGAAGCAAGCTACCCATCGTCGCGGTGGTCTGCCAGGGCGAGCCTGACGCCGGCAAAAACGCCTTCTCAATCCAAGATGCCGAGAAGATTGTCACGCATGACTATGATCGACTCAAAAAGGGCTTGTCGACCGTGCAGAGAATGACTGCTGCAGAAGCGCTCAATACAGCCAAATTGGACTGTGAGGCAGCCATCAGCGAGGCGAATGCGGCGAGGAAGCAAGCAGATTTGCGAGTCCGGTCAGCGGCCGCTGCTGCGCTGATCGCCTTCAACAGCATTCCGAAGAAGCCTCAAGCGACCATCAAAGCTGTGATGGACAGCgtaaaggaagaagaaaactTCGATCTTCAGCATCGTACTGCCACAGCTGTCGCAGGTCTGATCAGCCGATTCGTCCAGAGCGAGCGTCACAAGATTGTCGAGAAAGTGGTCGGCAATCTGGTCAAATTCTGCTGCATGGAGACTGGAGAAACTCCCGAATTTCATCCGAATGCTGACCGCGAAGTTGCGATCTTGTCACTGCAAAAAGACGAAGACATTCAAGACCGACCTGACGTCGCCAAATACGAACGCGAGGTGCGAGCCGCTCGTATTACACGCCGTGGAGCCAAGGATGCCCTGGAACAACTCTGTCAAACATTCGGAAGTGAATTGTTCAAAAAGGTTCCGAAGCTGCAGGCTGTGATCGAAGGCCCCATTCGAGAATGCTTTACAGGCGAGCTGCCTGCGACCATCACCGAGCCTGACACTGACCTCGGCCAAGAAGCCGTGGACGCCCTGTCGACGCTGCGCGCTCTCATCGCTACCATCGATCCCGCGTTGCACTCTTGGGTTCTGGAACTCCTGCCATACATTGCCAGGGCACTTCAATGCAGACTTGCGGTACTGCGGTACACGGCTGCGAAGTGTTTTGCCAGCGTTTGCAGTGTCATCACCGTGCAGGGCTTTACTATGCTTGTCGAACAGGTCGTCCCGCCCATCAACAACGGCCACGAAGTCACGCACAGGCAAGGTGCAATCGAGTGCATCTATCATCTCATCCAAGTCATGGGCGATGGCATTCTGCCATATGTCATTTTCCTACTGGTGCCGGTCCTTGGACGCATGAGCGATTCTGATGGAGGTGTGCGCCTCATCGCGACGACATCCTTCGCGACCTTGGTCAAGCTGGTCCCGCTGGAAGCAGGCATTCCGGATCCGCCGGGCTTGCCTCAATCGTTACTTGAGGGCAGAGACCGAGAGCGCAAATTCATCGCGCAGATGCTCGACCCGAAGAAGGTGGAGCCATTCAACATCCCTGTTGCGATCAAGGCCGAACTGCGGTCTTACCAGCAAGAAGGCGTGAACTGGCTGGCATTCTTGAACCGCTACCATCTTCATGGTGTGCTATGTGACGATATGGGATTGGGCAAGACGCTGCAAACTCTCTGCATCGTTGCCAGCGATCATCACCTTCGCGCTGAGGAGTTCGCCAAGACCCAAGCTCCAGACGTTCGACGCCTGCCGTCCCTCATTATTTGCCCACCGACATTGACCGGGCACTGGAAGCAGGAAATCCGGACGTACGCGCCATTCTTAACAGCGGTGGCCTACGCTGGGCCACCTGCCGAGCGCGGCAAGGTGCGCGACCAATTGGCAACGGCTGATGTTGTCATCACTTCTTACGACATTGCTCGCAACGATGCCGACATCTTGACACCAATCAACTGGAACTACTGTGTACTAGACGAAGGTCACTTGATCAAGAACCCGAAGGCAAAGGTCACACAGGCTGTGAAGCGACTGCCGAGCAATCATCGCCTGATTCTCTCTGGGACGCCAATTCAGAACAACGTGTTGGAGCTCTGGTCACTCTTCGACTTCCTCATGCCTGGATTTTTGGGCACGGAGAAAGTGTTCCAGGATCGCTTCGCCAAGCCCATCGCCGCCAGCCGTTTCGCCAAATCCTCGTCAAAGGAGCAGGAAGCTGGAGCACTTGCAATCGAGTCTCTTCACAAGCAGGTGTTGCCATTCTTACTCCGTCGGCTGAAGGAAGAAGTGCTCAACGACTTGCCGCCAAAGATTCTGCAAAATTACTACTGTGATCTAAGCGACCTGCAAAAGAAGTTGTTCGATGACTTCACCAAGAAGGAAGCGAAGTCGCTGCAGGACATGGCTGGCAATCCGGACAAGGAAGCTAAGCAACATATCTTCCAAGCTTTGCAGTACATGCGCAAGCTTTGTAACTCGCCGGCCATGGTCATGAAAGAAGGTCACAAATCGTACGAAGACATTCAGTCCATGCTTGCCAAAGACAAGTCCAGTCTGACAGATCCCAAACACGCCCCAAAGCTGACTGCGCTGCGCGATTTGCTTGTCGACTGCGGTATTGGTGTCCAGCACGCTGACAACGGTGGCGTCCCCACCGCTGATCAAGCAGTGTCACAGCATCGGGCACTGATATTTTGTCAGATGAAAGAGATGCTGAACATGGTCGAAGACACCGTCTTGAAGAAAATGCTGCCCGGTGTGACTTTTTCCCGCTTGGACGGGTCCATCGAACCTTCAAAACGTCAAGACATTGTGAATAAGTTCAACTCAGATCCCTCGATCGACTGTCTTCTGTTGACCACCAGCGTCGGCGGACTGGGTTTGAACTTGACGGGTGCGGACACCGTCATCTTCGTGGAACACGATTGGAATCCGCAGAAGGATCTTCAAGCTATGGATCGCGCCCACCGCATCGGACAGAAGAAAGTGGTGAATGTTTATCGCCTGGTGACTCGTGGGACACTTGAAGAGAAGATCTTGAATCTCCAGCGCTTCAAAATCGACGTCGCCTCTACAGTGGTGAATCAGCAGAACGCAGGCTTAGGCACCATGGAGACTGACCAGATCCTGGACCTGTTCAACCTCGGAGAGACTGATCCGAACTTGGCCGTCGGCGAGAGCGTAGAGCCAAATGGTGTCGACGAGTCCAATGCAGTGGATGCAGAAGGAAACATGAGGGAAAAGGGCAAAAAGGGCATACTCGATGAACTCAGTGAGCTTTGGGACGACAAGCAGTACGAAGAGGAATTCAACCTTGATGGGTTCCTCAAGACGATGAAGGCATGA
- a CDS encoding 60S ribosomal protein L16 has translation MSTFEPVIVIDGKGHLLGRLASTVAKQLLNGQKIVVVRCEALNISGEFFRAKLKYSAFLRKQTRFNPTRGGPWHFRAPAKMFWRTVRGMIPHKTERGAKALERLKTFEGVPPPYDHKKRMVVPQALRVLRLKPGRKYCTVGRLGHEFGWKYQDVVARLEERRKVKGQAYYERKSAARKNLVEAKKNAKVPEAVQKQLEQYGY, from the exons ATGTCGACATTCGAGCCGGTG ATTGTCATTGACGGCAAGGGCCACCTCCTCGGTCGTTTGGCCTCGACTGTGGCCAAGCAGCTCCTCAACGGCCAGAAGATTGTTGTCGTCCGCTGCGAGGCTCTCAACATCTCCGGCGAGTTCTTCCGCGCAAAGC TGAAGTACTCCGCCTTCCTCCGCAAACAGACCCGTTTCAACCCAACCCGTGGTGGACCATGGCACTTCAGAGCCCCAGCCAAGATGTTCTGGCGTACCGTCCGCGGCATGATCCCACACAAGACTGAGCGCGGTGCGAAGGCACTCGAGCGCCTGAAGACCTTCGAGGGCGTCCCACCACCATACGACCACAAGAAGCGCATGGTCGTCCCACAAGCCCTCCGCGTGCTCCGCCTCAAGCCCGGCCGCAAGTACTGCACCGTTGGTCGTCTCGGACACGAGTTCGGCTGGAAATACCAGGACGTCGTCGCCCGTCtcgaggagaggagaaaGGTCAAGGGCCAGGCATACTACGAGCGCAAGAgcgcggcgaggaagaacttggtcgaggcgaagaagaacgccAAGGTTCCAGAGGCTGTTCAGAAGCAGTTGGAGCAGTACGGATACTAG